The Perca fluviatilis chromosome 24, GENO_Pfluv_1.0, whole genome shotgun sequence genome has a window encoding:
- the LOC120554009 gene encoding uncharacterized protein LOC120554009 — protein sequence MMMMTTATLPRKTNGHPGGVRQKTKRQTRRRTEKKTATEKEGAMPAHDAAGEEDYDATDNRQRAKRAREEQDEEQDEQDEEESERFVSKNGEIEWSSTTYHPRRPRPRRHAAEYEEEEEDQQLDDERQQHDQDGDDEEQQQAPESPGPTEYATTRVRDILSTFDLLVTRRILEIAVTATNLEGPRKCGNDWKMTDATELRGYLGLLLLAGVYRSRNEALESLWHEESGRAIFRATMSLKRFHALSRLLRFDDRETRGARRASDKLAAITRRWDACAARLASASTTRPRRDCGRAAGSLRGECRRRSGNSLAIGGGAQLKAAGDG from the exons atgatgatgatgaccacAGCGACTCTGCCGAGGAAGACGAATGGTCATCCGGGCGGTGTGCGTCAGAAGACGAAGAGACAAACACGACGCCGGACGGAGAAAAAGACTGCCACGGAGAAAGAGGGCGCGATGCCCGCGCACGACGCCGCGGGAGAAGAGGACTACGACGCCACTGACAACCG acaaagaGCAAAAAGGGCCAGAGAGGAGCAGGACgaggagcaggatgagcaggacgaggaggagaGCGAAAGGTTCGTGTCCAAAAACGGTGAAATAGAATGGTCCTCGACGACGTATCATCCCCGACGCCCTCGACCTCGCCGCCACGCCGCCGAAtacgaagaggaggaagaggaccaaCAACTGGACGATGAACGACAACAACATGACCAAGACGGCGACGACGAGGAGCAACAACAGGCTCCAGAGAGCCCCGGACCCACCGAGTACGCGACCACACGCGTCCGAGACATACTCTCCACGTTCGACCTGTTGGTCACGCGGCGCATACTAGAGATCGCGGTGACCGCCACGAACCTCGAGGGCCCCAGGAAATGCGGCAACGACTGGAAAATGACGGACGCGACGGAGCTGCGCGGCTACCTCGGGCTGCTGCTCCTCGCCGGAGTGTACAGGTCCCGAAACGAGGCCCTGGAGAGCCTGTGGCACGAGGAGAGCGGCAGGGCCATTTTCCGCGCCACAATGTCGCTGAAGCGATTCCACGCGCTCTCGCGACTGCTGCGATTCGACGACCGCGAGACGAGAGGCGCCAGACGAGCCTCGGACAAACTGGCGGCCATAACGAGGCGGTGGGACGCCTGCGCGGCGCGTCTGGCCTCCGCCTCTACAACCCGGCCCCGACGTGACTGTGGACGAGCAGCTGGTTCCCTTCGAGGTGAGTGTCGTCGCCGGTCTGGGAACTCGCTAGCCATCGGCGGCGGGGCTCAACTGAAGGCCGCCGGGGAtggataa